From the Solanum pennellii chromosome 4, SPENNV200 genome, one window contains:
- the LOC114076896 gene encoding uncharacterized protein LOC114076896 encodes MSLFAVIHLHSHVSPVTVFNGLNFSKWHEQVQFHLGVMDLDLALQNDKPTAITNKSNDNEKSFHKSWKRYNRLSLMFMRMTVANNIKSTIPQIESVREYLKFVEDRCRSADKSLCWYTNG; translated from the coding sequence ATGTCTCTATTTGCAGTTATTCATCTTCATTCGCATGTTTCGCCTGTTACAGTGTTCAATGGATTGAACTTCTCTAAGTGGCATGAACAAGTCCAGTTCCACTTAGGTGTGATGGATCTTGACTTGGCTCTGCAGAATGACAAACCTACTGCCATTACTAATAAGAGCAATGATAATGAGAAGTCTTTTCATAAATCATGGAAACGCTATAACAGATTGAGTCTTATGTTTATGCGAATGACTGTTGCTAACAACATTAAGAGTACTATTCCACAAATAGAAAGTGTCAGGGAATACCTGAAGTTTGTGGAAGATCGTTGTCGTTCTGCTGATAAGTCTCTCTGCTGGTACACTAATGGCTGA